From a single Brassica napus cultivar Da-Ae chromosome C9, Da-Ae, whole genome shotgun sequence genomic region:
- the BNAC09G49970D gene encoding uncharacterized protein BNAC09G49970D has translation MGKSILSTVRFAEFAIRLSSENPSRPTTPPRNKVFVKKARETKLHHGNSNLVKLEKAGSHSGSNPAPPGSDPTRVPLAQVVEDCVRRWFQDTLKEAKSGDVGMQVLVGQMYCSGYGIPKDEHKGRAWINKASRTRSSAWQVSDKPPGYNASDSDSNDKKE, from the exons ATGGGGAAATCGATCCTAAGTACAGTCAGATTCGCAGAGTTCGCAATTAGACTTTCTTCCGAGAATCCAAGCAGACCCACCACTCCTCCACGTAACAAAGTCTTCGTCAAGAAGGCGAGAGAGACGAAGCTCCACCACGGTAACTCCAATCTCGTTAAGCTGGAGAAGGCGGGATCGCACTCGGGTTCGAATCCCGCTCCTCCGGGTTCGGATCCGACTCGGGTTCCTCTCGCTCAGGTCGTGGAGGATTGCGTGAGGCGGTGGTTCCAGGACACGCTCAAGGAAGCCAAATCGGGAGACGTTGGTATGCAGGTCTTGGTGGGGCAGATGTATTGCAGCGGCTATGGGATCCCTAAAGACGAACACAAG GGTCGTGCTTGGATCAACAAAGCTTCAAGAACTCGATCATCAGCTTGGCAAGTGAGTGATAAGCCTCCAG GTTATAATGCAAGCGATTCTGATTCCAATGATAAGAAAGAATGA
- the LOC106440677 gene encoding cytochrome b-c1 complex subunit 8-2, mitochondrial encodes MGKQPVKLKAVVYALSPFQQKIMTGLWKDLPEKIHHKVSENWISTILLLAPVIGTYSYAQHYMEKEKLEHRF; translated from the exons ATGGGAAAGCAGCCGGTGAAATTGAAGGCGGTGGTTTACGCGTTGTCGCCGTTTCAGCAGAAGATCATGACCGGTCTATGGAAGGATCTGCCGGAGAAGATCCACCACAAGGTCTCTGAGAATTGGATCAGCACTATTCTCCTCCTCGCTCCCGTCATCGGAACCTACTC GTATGCTCAACACTACATGGAAAAGGAGAAGCTGGAGCACAGGTTCTAA
- the LOC106440670 gene encoding high mobility group B protein 7-like, producing the protein MAIRPRTRKRVEAVRRAADGSAFEKCEECGVMIAIALFDMHECGGEKRREVKRFKCVSSGKKIDDDISKPSFEDEPRSPFVFFLEDFRKSYDGNMVEASRICFTVWKNMSGEDQRPFIARAVKVDLAHNRKLKEEVQSIMYKIDDEADSKAVGKFDKSYECYDHEEEEEYGSSDHFEKEFWEDDTLLKY; encoded by the exons ATGGCGATTCGGCCGAGAACACGTAAAAGAGTCGAAGCTGTTCGTCGTGCTGCTGATGGAAGCGCTTTTGAGAAATG TGAGGAATGTGGAGTTATGATCGCGATTGCTCTGTTTGATATGCACGAGTGCGGCGGAGAGAAACGAAGGGAAGTGAAGAGGTTCAAGTGCGTTTCGAGTGGCAAGAAGATCGATGATGATATATCGAAACCAAGCTTTGAAGATGAACCTAGATCACCATTTGTCTTCTTCTT aGAGGATTTTAGGAAAAGCTACGATGGGAACATGGTGGAAGCTAGCAGAATATGTTTCACTGTGTGGAAGAACATGTCAGGAGAG GATCAAAGACCCTTCATAGCTCGTGCTGTAAAAGTTGATTTGGCCCACAATAGGAAATTAAAAGAAGAAGTTCAAAGTATAATGTATAag ATAGATGATGAGGCGGATTCAAAAGCTGTAGGGAAATTTGATAAG TCATATGAGTGCTATGATcatgaagaggaggaggaataTGGTTCATCTGATCATTTCGAAAAAGAGTTTTG GGAGGACGATACTCTGCTGAAGTACTGA
- the LOC106440671 gene encoding peroxidase P7 — translation MASNNLFIAILAIVVTLSLQGDNNNVVQAQLTTNFYSTSCPNLLSTVRSTVKSAVDSQPRTGASILRLFFHDCFVNGCDGSILLDDTSSFTGEQNANPNRNSARGFNVIDNIKTAVEAACPGVVSCADILAIAARDSVVLLGGPNWNVKVGRRDARTASQAAANSNIPAPTSSLSQLISSFSAVGLSTRDMVALSGAHTIGQSRCTNFRTRVYNETNINAAFATLRQRSCPRAAGSGDGNLAPLDVNSANFFDNSYFKNLVAQRGLLHSDQELFNGGSTDSIVTGYSNNPASFSSDFTAAMIKMGDISPLTGSSGEIRKVCGRTN, via the exons ATGGCTTCAAATAACCTTTTCATTGCCATTTTAGCTATCGTTGTAACACTTTCACTGCAAGGTGATAACAATAACGTCGTCCAAGCACAACTCACGACAAATTTTTACTCGACGTCTTGCCCTAATCTTCTCTCCACCGTCCGATCAACCGTTAAATCTGCCGTTGACAGCCAGCCTCGAACGGGTGCATCTATCCTCCGTCTCTTCTTCCACGACTGCTTCGTCAAC gGGTGCGACGGTTCTATTCTACTAGATGACACATCAAGCTTTACGGGAGAACAAAACGCGAACCCAAACCGCAATTCTGCTCGTGGGTTTAATGTGATCGACAACATCAAAACAGCGGTTGAAGCAGCATGTCCCGGGGTTGTTTCATGTGCTGATATCTTAGCCATCGCAGCTAGAGACTCCGTCGTACTC CTTGGAGGGCCAAATTGGAATGTGAAAGTAGGGAGAAGAGATGCGAGAACGGCTAGTCAAGCCGCTGCGAATAGTAACATCCCAGCGCCAACTTCGAGCCTGAGCCAGCTCATTAGTAGTTTCAGCGCCGTTGGACTCTCCACCAGAGACATGGTTGCTCTCTCCG GCGCACACACGATCGGACAATCACGTTGCACGAACTTCCGAACAAGAGTCTACAACGAGACAAACATCAACGCAGCCTTCGCCACCTTACGACAGAGATCTTGCCCGAGAGCTGCCGGCTCCGGCGACGGAAACCTAGCTCCACTCGACGTCAACTCCGCTAATTTTTTCGACAACAGCTACTTCAAGAACCTTGTGGCTCAGCGAGGTCTCCTACATTCCGACCAGGAGCTCTTCAACGGTGGTTCAACCGACTCCATAGTCACTGGATACAGCAACAACCCAGCGAGCTTCAGCTCTGACTTCACGGCGGCGATGATCAAGATGGGTGATATCAGCCCCTTGACCGGTAGTAGCGGCGAGATCAGGAAGGTTTGCGGGAGAACCAACTAA
- the LOC106440676 gene encoding heavy metal-associated isoprenylated plant protein 36: MTNVVEIKVNLHCDECIRKILKAIKKIEDIETYDVDTQLNKVTVTGNVTDEQVIKVLQKVRKTAVRWDQANQTLFAN; the protein is encoded by the exons ATGACTAAT GTTGTGGAGATTAAAGTGAATTTGCATTGCGACGAATGCATCAGGAAAATACTGAAAGCCATTAAGAAAATAGAAG ATATAGAGACGTACGATGTGGACACACAGCTCAACAAAGTGACCGTCACTGGAAATGTAACAGACGAACAAGTCATTAAGGTTCTTCAAAAGGTGAGGAAAACTGCTGTTAGATGGGACCAAGCCAATCAAACCCTCTTCGCCAACTAG
- the BNAC09G49990D gene encoding uncharacterized protein BNAC09G49990D, with the protein MTTEERDEEASRSGNSSSSNNFRERIREFKWASLVKMSKQWLRNPLNMALFLWILVVAVSGAILFMVMTGMLNAVLPKKSQRDVWFEVNNQILNALFTLMCLYQHPKRFHHLVLLCRWKQEDDVTALRKIYCEKGTHKPNERFHMMVVVLLLHLNCFAQYALCGLNLGFRRSERPPVGVGICVSVAIAAPAVAGLYTILSPLGKEYGDEENQMDRKVSLERRYSFASRGDDESDLEWRGGVLDIWEDIKVSYLSLLCTFCVFGWNMERIGFGNMYVHIATFVLFCLAPFFIFNLAAINIDNEVVREGLGYMGIVLCVFGLLYGGFWRIQMRKRFKLPGYSFCCGRPAVADCTLWLFCCWCSLAQEVRTANAYEIVEDKLCKRREEEVKADEDGVIDPSCLPEKMKGDEALSPPSPPFIHREAT; encoded by the coding sequence ATGACAACAGAGgaaagagatgaagaagctTCACGCTCAGGGAACAGCTCAAGCAGCAACAACTTCCGCGAAAGAATCAGAGAATTCAAGTGGGCCTCACTGGTGAAAATGTCCAAACAATGGCTAAGAAACCCACTTAACATGGCTCTCTTCTTATGGATCCTAGTGGTCGCCGTCTCCGGAGCCATCCTCTTCATGGTCATGACAGGCATGTTAAACGCCGTCTTGCCCAAGAAGTCACAGAGAGACGTCTGGTTCGAAGTCAACAACCAGATCCTCAACGCTCTCTTCACTCTCATGTGTCTCTACCAGCACCCGAAACGGTTTCACCACCTCGTCCTCCTCTGCAgatggaagcaagaagacgaTGTCACAGCCCTTAGGAAGATATACTGCGAAAAAGGAACGCATAAACCCAACGAAAGGTTCCACATGATGGTGGTTGTTCTCTTGCTTCATTTAAACTGTTTCGCGCAGTACGCGCTTTGTGGTTTAAACTTGGGGTTTAGAAGATCAGAGAGGCCTCCCGTTGGTGTAGGGATATGCGTTTCCGTTGCCATAGCTGCTCCTGCGGTTGCTGGTTTGTACACTATCCTTAGCCCCCTTGGGAAAGAGTATGGAGACGAGGAGAATCAAATGGATCGAAAGGTATCTTTAGAAAGGAGATACTCGTTTGCTTCGAGAGGGGATGATGAGAGTGATCTTGAATGGAGAGGAGGAGTTCTTGACATATGGGAAGATATTAAAGTTTCGTACCTCTCGCTGCTTTGTACTTTCTGTGTGTTTGGTTGGAACATGGAGAGGATTGGGTTTGGGAACATGTACGTTCACATTGCGACTTTTGTTCTCTTCTGTTTGGCTCCTTTCTTTATATTCAACTTGGCTGCTATCAACATCGATAACGAGGTGGTTAGGGAAGGGCTTGGATACATGGGGATTGTGCTTTGTGTGTTTGGTTTGCTCTACGGTGGGTTTTGGAGGATTCAGATGAGGAAGAGGTTTAAGTTGCCTGGTTATAGCTTCTGCTGCGGGAGGCCTGCGGTTGCTGATTGCACGCTTTGGTTGTTTTGTTGCTGGTGCTCTTTGGCTCAGGAAGTGAGGACTGCTAATGCTTATGAGATTGTGGAGGATAAGCTTTGTAAAAGAAGAGAGGAGGAGGTCAAGGCTGATGAAGATGGTGTGATTGATCCGAGTTGCTTGCCTGAGAAGATGAAAGGTGATGAAGCTCTAAGTCCACCTTCTCCTCCATTCATACACAGAGAAGCTACTTAG
- the LOC106440679 gene encoding abscisic acid receptor PYL5: MRSPVQLHHGSDATNGFHTLQTHDQTDGLIRRVCLTRGMHVPEHVAMHHTHDVGPDQCCSSVVQMIHAPPESVWALVRRFDNPKVYKNFIRQCRIVQGDGLHAGDLREVMVVSGLPAVSSTERLEILDEERHVISFSVVGGDHRLENYRSVTTLHASDDEGTVVVESYVVDVPPGNTEEETVSFVDTIVRCNLQSLARSCTNRQ; encoded by the coding sequence ATGAGATCACCGGTGCAGCTCCATCACGGCTCGGACGCCACGAACGGCTTCCACACGCTGCAGACTCACGACCAAACAGATGGTCTGATCAGACGAGTATGTCTCACGCGCGGTATGCATGTGCCGGAGCACGTGGCGATGCACCACACACACGACGTGGGTCCGGACCAGTGCTGCTCCTCCGTGGTTCAGATGATCCACGCGCCTCCCGAGTCTGTCTGGGCCCTCGTGCGTCGTTTCGATAATCCTAAAGTGTACAAGAACTTCATCAGGCAGTGCCGTATCGTCCAGGGGGACGGGCTCCACGCCGGCGATCTCCGAGAGGTCATGGTCGTGTCCGGACTCCCGGCGGTGTCGAGCACAGAGAGGCTCGAGATCTTGGACGAGGAGCGTCACGTGATAAGCTTTAGCGTCGTGGGTGGGGACCACAGGCTAGAGAACTACAGATCGGTGACGACACTTCACGCGTCTGACGACGAAGGAACTGTGGTGGTGGAGTCTTACGTCGTCGATGTACCGCCGGGGAACACGGAGGAGGAGACTGTTAGCTTCGTGGATACTATCGTCCGGTGCAACCTTCAGTCTCTGGCGAGAAGCTGTACCAACCGGCAATAA
- the LOC106440678 gene encoding dehydration-responsive element-binding protein 2A has product MAVYDHSGEINKTEFDTTKKRKSRSRRDGITVADRIKMWKEYNDTVEESPSKKRRVPAKGSKKGCMKGKGGPENGGCSFRGVRQRTWGKWVAEIREPNRGSRLWLGTFPTAEKAAAAYDEAAKAMYGPLARVNFPQSCSVSDVASTSSRSEVCTVEPPGVVRVKTEDTDCESRPFFVDRVESDANAGEEEMKVDATGVIQGKDWLSELEQECWTGLLEEKQKLKEQEIAAAGNFQRQPDSLSVSDYGWPADLYQNQWDSSEMFDVSELLGDLNGDIFTGSNQNQCLGDNVGGGLPEPEKQQLQSLGSDYGFPPLQHEAKDGSDFFDLSFLNAKN; this is encoded by the coding sequence ATGGCAGTGTATGATCATAGTGGAGAGATCAATAAAACTGAATTTGATACAACCAAGAAAAGGAAATCAAGAAGTAGGCGCGATGGTATTACCGTGGCTGATAGGATTAAGATGTGGAAAGAGTATAACGACACTGTAGAAGAGAGTCCCAGCAAGAAACGGAGAGTGCCTGCGAAAGGGTCGAAGAAAGGGTGTATGAAAGGCAAAGGAGGACCTGAGAATGGTGGGTGTAGTTTCAGGGGAGTTAGGCAGAGGACTTGGGGTAAATGGGTCGCTGAGATTAGAGAGCCGAACCGAGGGAGCAGGCTTTGGCTTGGCACTTTCCCTACAGCTGAGAAAGCTGCGGCTGCTTACGATGAGGCGGCTAAGGCTATGTATGGTCCGCTTGCTCGTGTTAATTTTCCTCAGTCTTGTTCTGTTTCTGATGTGGCAAGTACTTCGAGTCGGTCTGAGGTTTGTACGGTTGAGCCTCCTGGAGTTGTTCGTGTGAAGACAGAGGATACTGATTGTGAATCCAGACCCTTCTTCGTTGATCGTGTAGAGAGTGACGCCAATGCGGGTGAAGAAGAGATGAAGGTAGATGCCACTGGAGTTATTCAAGGCAAGGATTGGTTAAGCGAGTTGGAACAGGAGTGCTGGACCGGACTTCTGGAGGAGAAGCAGAAACTGAAGGAACAAGAGATAGCTGCGGCAGGGAACTTTCAGAGACAGCCGGACTCGCTCTCTGTTTCGGATTACGGTTGGCCTGCGGATCTGTATCAGAATCAGTGGGACTCTTCGGAGATGTTTGATGTTTCTGAGCTTCTTGGGGACTTGAATGGGGACATTTTTACTGGCTCGAACCAGAACCAATGCCTGGGAGACAATGTCGGAGGAGGTTTACCTGAACCTGAGAAGCAACAGCTGCAAAGCCTTGGCTCAGACTACGGATTTCCCCCGCTGCAGCACGAGGCAAAAGATGGTAGTGACTTCTTCGATCTGAGTTTCTTGAATGCGAAGAACTGA
- the LOC106440674 gene encoding PRA1 family protein B3, protein MANPPTLPISDHSGGSPSQQPASTPAFRTFLSRLSASIRQSLSQRRPWLELVDRSAISRPDSLADAYSRIRRNIPYFKVNYVTIVSLVLALSLLSHPLSLLVLLCLFGAWIFLYLFRQSDQPLVVLGRTFSDRETLAVLVILTIVVVFLTSVGSLLTTALMIGFGIVCLHGAFRAPEDLFLDEQEPANIGLLSFLSGAATSAAVAAASAPASARV, encoded by the coding sequence ATGGCGAATCCGCCAACGTTACCGATCTCAGATCATTCCGGTGGCTCCCCATCTCAGCAACCCGCCTCCACACCGGCGTTCCGCACCTTCCTCTCTCGCCTCTCGGCCTCGATCCGCCAAAGCCTATCGCAGCGACGTCCGTGGCTCGAGCTCGTAGATCGGAGCGCGATTTCGCGGCCGGATTCTCTCGCCGACGCGTATTCTCGGATCCGGAGGAACATCCCTTACTTCAAGGTGAACTACGTGACGATCGTCTCCCTCGTCCTCGCGCTCTCGCTCCTCTCCCATCCCCTCTCCCTCCTCGTCCTCCTCTGCCTCTTCGGCGCGTGGATCTTCCTCTACCTCTTCCGCCAGTCCGATCAGCCGCTCGTTGTCCTCGGCCGCACGTTCTCGGATCGCGAAACGCTCGCCGTTTTGGTTATCTTGACGATCGTCGTCGTGTTCTTGACCAGCGTCGGGTCTCTGTTGACAACTGCTCTGATGATCGGATTCGGAATCGTGTGCTTACACGGCGCGTTCAGAGCCCCGGAGGATCTTTTCTTGGACGAGCAGGAGCCTGCCAATATCGGATTGTTGTCTTTCCTCAGCGGAGCCGCTACATCCGCCGCAGTTGCCGCCGCTTCGGCTCCTGCGTCAGCTCGTGTTTGA
- the LOC106444570 gene encoding laccase-12: protein MMALPTFSCLFFFCSLLSASSIIAKVQHHNFVIQETPVKRLCKTRNAITVNGMFPGPTLEVNDGDTLEVKVLNRARYNITIHWHGVRQMRTGWADGPEFVTQCPIRPGKSYTYRFTIQGQEGTLWWHAHSSWLRATVYGALIIHPAPGSSFPFPKPDRQTALVLGEWWNANPVDVINQATRTGAAPNISDAYTINGQPGDLYNCSNKETVVVPVKSGETSLLRVINAALNQPLFFTVANHKLTVVGADASYLKPFTTKFLMLGPGQTTDVLLTADQPPKRYYIAARAYQSAQNAPFDNTTTTAILHYRNTSKTSPPIAASLPAFNDTNTVTSFSRKFKSLRNVVVPKTIDENLFFTIGLGLDNCPKNFPKNRCQGLNGTRFTASMNNVSFVLPSNFSLLQAHSNGIPGVFTTDFPAKPPVKFDYTGNNISRGLFQPVKGTKLYKLKYGTRVQIVLQDTNIVTSENHPIHLHGYDFYIVAEGFGNFNPKKDNSKFNLVDPPLRNTVAVPVNGWAVIRFVADNPGVWLMHCHLDVHIKWGLGMAFLVENGVGELETLEAAPHDLPVC from the exons ATGATGGCCCTTCCCACGTTCTCTTGCTTGTTCTTCTTTTGTTCCCTTCTCTCCGCTTCATCGATCATCGCTAAAGTTCAACACCATAACTTCGTT ATACAAGAGACACCAGTGAAGAGGCTGTGCAAGACCCGTAATGCTATCACCGTTAACGGAATGTTTCCTGGACCCACACTCGAAGTCAATGACGGTGACACTCTTGAAGTCAAAGTCCTTAACCGTGCCCGTTACAATATCACCATCCACTG GCATGGTGTGAGGCAGATGAGAACTGGATGGGCTGATGGGCCTGAATTCGTGACCCAATGCCCAATCCGACCCGGAAAGAGCTACACATACCGTTTCACTATCCAAGGACAAGAAGGAACACTATGGTGGCACGCGCATAGCTCATGGCTCCGAGCCACCGTCTACGGTGCACTCATCATCCACCCTGCCCCTGGTTCCTCTTTCCCCTTCCCTAAACCGGACCGTCAAACCGCTCTCGTACTCG gGGAATGGTGGAATGCAAATCCGGTTGATGTAATTAACCAAGCGACTCGAACCGGAGCTGCTCCGAATATTTCCGATGCTTATACCATCAATGGCCAACCCGGTGATCTCTATAATTGCTCAAACAAAG AGACTGTTGTAGTACCAGTAAAATCAGGTGAAACAAGTCTACTACGAGTGATCAACGCAGCTTTAAACCAACCACTATTTTTCACGGTGGCTAACCACAAGCTCACCGTGGTCGGAGCCGACGCATCCTATCTCAAACCATTCACCACAAAGTTCCTCATGTTAGGTCCGGGTCAAACCACCGACGTACTTCTAACCGCAGACCAACCGCCCAAACGCTATTACATAGCAGCCAGAGCATACCAAAGCGCTCAAAACGCACCGTTTGATAACACTACAACAACAGCCATTCTCCATTACAGAAACACGTCCAAAACTTCTCCACCAATCGCAGCCTCTTTGCCTGCCTTCAACGACACGAACACCGTGACGTCATTCTCCAGAAAATTCAAATCTCTTCGAAACGTCGTCGTGCCGAAAACAATTGACGAGAACTTGTTCTTCACCATCGGTTTAGGTCTCGATAACTGTCCCAAGAACTTTCCCAAAAACCGGTGCCAGGGATTAAACGGAACCCGGTTTACTGCCTCGATGAACAACGTCTCGTTTGTTCTGCCGTCGAACTTCTCGCTCTTGCAAGCGCATTCCAACGGTATTCCAGGCGTTTTCACGACGGATTTTCCAGCTAAACCGCCGGTTAAATTCGATTATACCGGAAATAACATAAGCAGGGGTCTGTTTCAACCGGTTAAGGGTACTAAGCTGTATAAGCTCAAGTATGGAACTAGAGTTCAGATTGTTTTACAGGACACGAACATTGTTACGTCGGAGAATCATCCGATTCATCTTCACGGTTACGATTTCTACATTGTCGCTGAAGGGTTTGGTAACTTTAATCCCAAGAAAGACAATTCTAAGTTTAACCTCGTTGATCCTCCGCTTAGAAACACTGTGGCTGTTCCTGTTAACGGATGGGCTGTTATCAGATTCGTGGCTGATAATCCAG GGGTTTGGTTGATGCATTGTCACTTAGATGTTCATATAAAATGGGGTCTTGGTATGGCGTTTTTGGTCGAGAATGGTGTTGGAGAATTGGAGACTCTTGAAGCTGCTCCTCATGATCTACCTGTTTGCTAG